Proteins from a genomic interval of Leptospira bandrabouensis:
- a CDS encoding glutamate-5-semialdehyde dehydrogenase has translation MADENTNYARSLATKAKLASRGLKGLTTLEKNSVLKRVEELLFENESAIIEKNKIDMKNGQEKGLSSAMMDRLLLDSKRIKNMAKSIEEIRNLPDPVGEVVRGTILPNGLELLTKRVPIGVVMTIFESRPNVIIDIASLSFKSGNACILRGGSEAFHSNLILSSLFHQAIEEKKLPAVTKEVVTFVENTNREAMVPFFQLDDLIDVIVPRGGEALIRFVSENSKIPVIKHDKGVTNLYLSHQANPKIVLPILLNSKVQRPGVCNALENLLIHKDYPNIKNLLESLATNGVQILGDESITKIFPSAKPATEDDFCTEFLDTRLSVKLVGSVWEAMENIRKYSSGHTECILSEDVTEIQTFQKELDSAAIFVNCSTRFHDGGEYGLGAEVGISTGKLHVRGPMGLIHLTTTTTYVTGSGQVRV, from the coding sequence ATGGCAGACGAAAACACAAACTATGCAAGATCATTAGCCACCAAAGCCAAGTTAGCTAGTAGAGGCTTAAAAGGTTTAACCACTTTAGAAAAAAACTCCGTTCTAAAACGAGTAGAAGAACTTCTTTTCGAAAATGAATCTGCGATTATCGAAAAAAATAAAATCGATATGAAAAATGGACAGGAGAAAGGATTATCTTCTGCCATGATGGACCGCCTTCTACTTGATTCCAAACGAATTAAAAATATGGCAAAGAGTATAGAAGAAATTCGTAATTTGCCAGATCCAGTGGGTGAAGTCGTGAGAGGAACCATTCTTCCCAATGGACTCGAACTTCTCACAAAACGTGTTCCCATTGGTGTGGTGATGACAATTTTTGAATCCAGACCCAATGTGATCATCGATATTGCTTCTTTATCTTTTAAATCCGGGAATGCTTGTATCTTACGAGGTGGTTCGGAAGCCTTTCATTCTAATTTAATCCTTTCTTCTTTATTCCACCAAGCGATCGAAGAAAAAAAATTGCCAGCTGTGACAAAAGAAGTGGTAACCTTTGTCGAAAATACAAATCGAGAAGCGATGGTTCCCTTTTTTCAATTGGATGATTTAATTGATGTGATTGTTCCCCGCGGTGGTGAGGCTCTCATTCGTTTTGTCTCCGAAAATAGTAAAATCCCTGTCATTAAACACGATAAAGGTGTTACCAATCTTTATCTTTCCCATCAGGCAAATCCAAAGATTGTCCTTCCTATTTTACTGAATTCAAAAGTGCAACGCCCTGGAGTTTGTAATGCTTTGGAAAATCTTTTGATCCACAAAGACTATCCCAATATAAAAAATTTACTGGAATCTTTAGCCACAAATGGAGTGCAAATTTTAGGAGATGAATCCATCACCAAAATATTTCCTTCCGCCAAACCTGCGACAGAGGATGATTTTTGTACGGAATTTTTGGATACAAGGCTTAGCGTAAAATTAGTGGGTTCTGTATGGGAAGCTATGGAGAATATTCGAAAGTATAGTTCTGGTCATACGGAATGTATATTGTCTGAAGATGTAACCGAAATCCAAACCTTTCAGAAGGAACTCGATAGTGCTGCCATTTTTGTGAATTGTTCGACAAGGTTTCATGATGGTGGCGAGTATGGGCTGGGTGCTGAGGTAGGAATTTCTACTGGCAAACTCCATGTGCGAGGACCAATGGGACTTATCCACCTAACAACGACCACAACGTATGTAACAGGAAGTGGACAAGTCCGCGTTTAA
- a CDS encoding M20 metallopeptidase family protein, with amino-acid sequence MKVYPSHRKEEMVRYRRTFHQFPELKYEEKETAAFVKSHLESLGFQVESGIAETGLVALFDSGIPGKTILVRADMDALPIHEENHHEYKSKNPGKMHACGHDGHTSILMALSSELKSSFSEFVPKGRVLLCFQPAEEGGSGADRMIASGILDRYKVDSVFALHVWNHIDLGKVGVVNGTMMASVDEFKITVKGTSGHGAIPQHTVDPIVVGSHLVTALQTLVSRNVDPLEPCVVTVGSFHSGNAFNVIPETATLHGTVRTYSKSVYEMIPKRMESLVNQIAAGFGARVEFEYSRIDKPTINDPKMADIVRTAAKNVLGENCLTEENTRTMGGEDFSAFLMERPGCYFFIGSRNEAKGFIHSHHSSFFDFDEDALPIGLSVMKEVIKTYLLNS; translated from the coding sequence ATGAAAGTTTATCCTTCTCATAGAAAAGAGGAGATGGTTAGGTACAGACGAACCTTTCACCAGTTTCCAGAACTTAAATACGAAGAGAAAGAAACTGCCGCTTTCGTGAAATCACATTTAGAATCCTTAGGATTCCAAGTGGAATCGGGAATCGCAGAGACAGGCCTTGTGGCATTATTTGATTCTGGAATTCCTGGAAAAACCATCCTTGTTCGAGCGGATATGGATGCTCTTCCTATCCACGAAGAAAATCATCACGAATATAAAAGTAAAAACCCCGGAAAAATGCACGCTTGTGGTCATGATGGACATACAAGCATTCTAATGGCTCTTTCTTCGGAACTGAAATCCTCTTTTTCAGAATTTGTCCCCAAAGGTAGAGTCCTTCTTTGTTTCCAACCTGCCGAAGAAGGTGGATCCGGGGCTGATAGAATGATTGCCTCTGGAATTCTTGACCGTTACAAAGTCGATTCTGTTTTTGCTCTCCATGTTTGGAACCATATTGATCTAGGGAAAGTGGGTGTTGTCAACGGTACAATGATGGCATCTGTAGACGAATTCAAAATCACTGTGAAAGGAACCTCTGGTCACGGTGCCATCCCGCAACATACAGTGGATCCCATTGTTGTGGGTTCCCATTTAGTGACAGCCTTACAAACCTTAGTTTCCAGAAATGTAGATCCTTTAGAGCCCTGTGTGGTGACCGTGGGATCTTTTCATTCCGGAAATGCTTTTAATGTCATCCCTGAAACTGCAACTTTGCACGGAACTGTTCGCACATATTCCAAATCGGTTTATGAAATGATTCCCAAACGTATGGAATCACTAGTGAACCAAATTGCCGCTGGGTTTGGAGCCAGAGTTGAATTTGAATACAGCCGAATTGACAAACCCACCATCAATGACCCTAAAATGGCGGATATCGTCAGAACTGCTGCCAAAAATGTTCTTGGTGAAAACTGTCTCACCGAAGAAAACACGAGAACCATGGGAGGAGAAGATTTTTCTGCCTTTCTAATGGAACGCCCCGGTTGTTATTTTTTTATTGGTTCGCGAAACGAAGCCAAGGGATTTATCCACTCCCACCATAGTTCATTTTTTGATTTTGATGAAGATGCCCTTCCGATTGGTCTTTCAGTTATGAAAGAAGTGATTAAAACCTATCTTTTAAATTCCTAA
- a CDS encoding LytR C-terminal domain-containing protein — protein MLREEPKKQPIPAKTLLFAAGSFFLIALLFLVFRSKGGFSLDQKFSQSKRLPVLFSVLGDKDEYLFSLYAEFYPNEKKAALFFVNPKTSFDDGEKSLKEKGSSAPSYVESVLEDTLDSNIPFKIVWTKEQFQNWINLLGGLNLFFEPKSLHITKNYARNKQTYVLDGEDTFDWMSSLADESMISYIRRLEIQETVFLTVLEAIHEKKDLLGKQRVAYLHSQMSTNLSLKEWETLIEFLKKEKIHFGVSEVPGEPMGRPKYKDEVLKANEETVKVAFHKFASELRSLAFSEGERARIEVLNGTPKNGLARYGKVLLNDKGLKVLSVDNAWDSSFKSSIILNRSGNTQYTDLISDTFQGRRVYFALRKDLGLDATVILGEDFQNSKD, from the coding sequence ATGTTACGTGAAGAACCGAAAAAACAACCAATTCCTGCTAAAACTCTTCTTTTTGCCGCAGGTTCTTTCTTTTTAATAGCTCTTTTATTTTTAGTATTCCGCTCCAAGGGTGGATTTTCGTTAGATCAAAAATTTTCTCAAAGCAAACGCCTGCCTGTTCTTTTTTCCGTATTAGGTGATAAGGATGAATATCTTTTTTCCCTTTACGCGGAATTTTATCCGAATGAAAAGAAGGCTGCACTCTTTTTTGTAAACCCCAAAACCAGTTTTGATGATGGTGAAAAATCTTTAAAAGAAAAAGGAAGTTCGGCACCTTCTTATGTGGAATCTGTTTTAGAAGATACTTTAGATTCTAACATTCCATTTAAAATTGTTTGGACCAAAGAACAGTTTCAAAATTGGATTAATTTACTTGGTGGATTGAATCTATTTTTCGAACCAAAATCTCTTCACATCACAAAAAATTACGCAAGGAACAAACAAACTTACGTTCTTGATGGAGAAGATACATTTGATTGGATGAGTTCTCTTGCGGATGAATCAATGATCTCCTATATTCGTCGTTTGGAGATACAAGAAACAGTATTTTTGACAGTGCTCGAAGCCATTCATGAAAAAAAAGACTTACTCGGTAAACAAAGAGTAGCCTATCTCCATTCACAGATGTCGACAAACCTATCTCTAAAAGAATGGGAAACCTTGATTGAATTTCTAAAAAAAGAAAAAATTCATTTTGGAGTTTCTGAAGTTCCAGGTGAACCAATGGGTCGTCCAAAATACAAAGACGAAGTTTTAAAAGCCAATGAAGAAACGGTAAAAGTTGCCTTTCATAAATTTGCAAGCGAACTTCGTTCTCTTGCTTTTAGTGAGGGGGAACGAGCAAGGATCGAAGTACTCAATGGTACTCCCAAAAATGGACTTGCCAGATACGGCAAGGTGCTTCTGAATGATAAGGGTCTGAAAGTTCTCTCCGTTGACAATGCTTGGGATTCTAGTTTTAAATCCAGTATCATCTTAAACCGCTCCGGAAATACGCAGTACACCGATCTTATCTCAGATACCTTCCAAGGCCGAAGAGTTTACTTCGCTCTTAGAAAAGATTTGGGACTGGATGCGACTGTGATCCTCGGAGAAGATTTTCAAAATTCTAAGGACTAA
- the rsfS gene encoding ribosome silencing factor, with amino-acid sequence MPNISAETLDHLKKIKQTLIDKKCENIQFLDLKDVHSYLSIFVLATVKTETQGRSCAKDIDKYMKPLKLAVKRQNLADLPKDATGWILLDYGEICVHIMTDEMRTYYSLDRLWGDATPILV; translated from the coding sequence ATGCCAAATATCAGTGCCGAAACATTAGATCATCTAAAGAAAATTAAACAGACGTTAATTGACAAAAAATGTGAAAATATACAGTTTTTGGATCTAAAAGATGTTCATAGTTATTTATCTATTTTTGTATTAGCAACAGTCAAAACGGAAACACAAGGTAGATCTTGTGCTAAAGATATTGATAAATACATGAAACCATTAAAACTCGCCGTCAAAAGACAAAACCTTGCCGATCTTCCGAAAGATGCGACAGGTTGGATACTTTTGGATTATGGTGAAATTTGTGTACATATCATGACAGACGAAATGCGAACTTATTATTCATTGGATCGTCTTTGGGGAGACGCCACTCCTATTCTTGTATAA
- the yqeK gene encoding bis(5'-nucleosyl)-tetraphosphatase (symmetrical) YqeK, whose translation MIQIPEFHASIENWILFFKEEVPKHVTETRYHHILRVADYAEDLAKIHGYPNPKKSYLAGLCHDITKQKKQEIHLGLFREFFFDETGIPVQALHAYSAPFWLKKEYGFSDPEVAKAISSHTLGNETPSLLDRIVYASDFLGSDFAFRNPELSLWVSKTKENLSYGVFMKAFQTISFLMEKKEVIHPNTFHMYNQSAIQIKENQFDVT comes from the coding sequence ATGATACAAATTCCCGAGTTTCATGCCTCCATAGAAAATTGGATTTTATTTTTTAAAGAAGAAGTGCCAAAACACGTCACAGAAACTAGATACCACCATATACTACGAGTGGCAGATTATGCAGAAGATCTTGCCAAAATCCATGGATATCCCAATCCCAAAAAATCCTACCTAGCAGGACTTTGTCATGACATCACCAAACAGAAAAAACAGGAAATTCATTTGGGACTCTTTCGTGAGTTTTTTTTCGATGAAACAGGAATTCCGGTTCAGGCTCTCCATGCCTATTCTGCTCCTTTCTGGTTAAAAAAAGAATACGGTTTTTCTGATCCCGAAGTGGCAAAAGCAATCTCTTCCCATACATTAGGAAACGAGACACCAAGTCTTTTGGATAGGATTGTTTATGCTTCGGATTTTTTAGGTTCTGATTTTGCGTTTCGCAATCCAGAACTTTCTTTATGGGTTTCAAAAACCAAGGAAAACCTAAGTTACGGTGTTTTTATGAAAGCCTTTCAAACCATTTCCTTTCTTATGGAAAAAAAAGAAGTCATTCATCCTAATACGTTTCATATGTATAACCAATCCGCAATTCAAATTAAGGAAAACCAATTCGATGTTACGTGA
- a CDS encoding thioredoxin domain-containing protein, translating into MANMSKKPNRLVHEKSPYLLQHAHNPVDWFPWGTEAFEKAQKEDKIILLSIGYSTCHWCHVMERESFEDVSTAEVLNRDFVCIKLDREERPDIDKIYMDALHAMGTQGGWPLNMFLTPTKEPILGGTYFPPENRYGKRSFKEVLRLVSEAWKNQREELITAASDLTQYLRENETRPNEGKLPGKEIIEKNFERYLQVYDKEYFGFKTNSVNKFPPSMALSFLTEFYLLKKEPRALEMAFNTAYAMKSGGIYDQVGGGICRYATDHEWLVPHFEKMLYDNSLFVEALSILYKASGEVFFLNVIREIVTYIRRDMTLESGGIASAEDADSEGEEGKFYLWGHSEFHHLVSDEEIQGFWNVTEEGNFEHQNILNVYFRGKNPYAEGIQWTPEFSNRLENAKEKLLIERINRIRPLRDDKILTSWNCLWIRALLSAYEVSGDIEYLNDAKKIYLFITKELVGVDGSILRRFREGEAKYFGTLPDYTEFIWVSFKLFQLDEDRTAFENGKKSLEYLISNFESKVGPFYESFHGNEDLIVRTIEGYDGVEPSGNSTILHLFHLLNSWGFRKWDLQKKADLIFAYFLPELTQNSLSYPSMISAFQKFQYPSKEVLVVYKDKDPKEIQKIKNKLSMLKDPNLVWLVIEESRAKELSQELELLSGRGAGSGILYYVCRNFSCELPKDNWEETLTLIQE; encoded by the coding sequence GTGGCAAATATGTCGAAAAAACCGAATCGTTTGGTTCATGAAAAAAGTCCTTACCTGTTACAACATGCACACAATCCCGTAGATTGGTTTCCTTGGGGGACGGAAGCTTTCGAAAAAGCCCAAAAGGAAGATAAAATCATCCTTTTGTCCATTGGATATTCCACTTGCCACTGGTGCCATGTGATGGAACGAGAATCCTTTGAAGATGTTTCCACAGCGGAAGTTTTAAATCGTGATTTCGTATGCATCAAGTTAGACAGAGAAGAACGTCCAGACATAGATAAAATTTATATGGATGCCCTTCATGCAATGGGAACTCAAGGCGGCTGGCCTCTCAATATGTTTCTCACTCCCACTAAGGAACCGATTCTTGGTGGCACTTATTTTCCTCCCGAAAATCGCTACGGCAAACGAAGTTTTAAAGAGGTTCTTCGGTTAGTTTCCGAGGCATGGAAAAATCAAAGAGAAGAACTCATCACAGCTGCATCGGATTTGACACAGTATTTGCGAGAAAATGAAACAAGACCAAATGAAGGAAAGTTGCCTGGCAAAGAAATCATCGAAAAAAACTTTGAACGTTATCTCCAAGTGTACGATAAAGAATATTTTGGCTTCAAAACTAATTCTGTGAATAAGTTTCCTCCTAGTATGGCACTTTCTTTTCTTACGGAATTCTATTTATTAAAAAAAGAACCACGCGCCCTTGAGATGGCTTTCAACACGGCCTATGCTATGAAGTCTGGTGGAATTTATGACCAAGTAGGGGGAGGAATCTGCCGTTATGCGACAGACCATGAATGGTTAGTTCCGCATTTTGAAAAAATGTTATATGACAATTCTCTTTTTGTGGAAGCTCTTTCTATATTGTATAAAGCAAGCGGCGAAGTTTTTTTTCTGAATGTGATTCGTGAGATTGTCACTTACATTCGAAGGGATATGACTTTAGAATCTGGTGGGATTGCTAGTGCAGAAGATGCAGATTCTGAAGGAGAGGAAGGGAAGTTTTACCTTTGGGGTCATTCCGAGTTTCATCATTTAGTTTCGGACGAAGAGATCCAAGGATTTTGGAATGTCACAGAAGAAGGCAACTTTGAACACCAAAACATTTTAAATGTTTACTTTCGGGGGAAAAATCCTTATGCGGAGGGAATCCAATGGACTCCCGAATTTTCTAACCGTTTGGAGAACGCGAAAGAAAAGTTATTAATAGAGCGCATAAATAGGATACGTCCTTTACGAGATGACAAAATTTTAACCTCATGGAACTGCCTATGGATTAGAGCCCTTTTGAGTGCTTACGAAGTTTCTGGCGATATAGAATACCTAAACGATGCCAAAAAGATTTATTTGTTTATTACTAAGGAACTAGTTGGAGTAGACGGCTCAATTTTAAGAAGGTTTCGAGAAGGTGAAGCAAAATATTTTGGGACTCTTCCTGATTATACGGAATTTATATGGGTATCATTTAAACTCTTTCAGTTAGATGAAGATAGAACTGCCTTTGAAAATGGAAAAAAATCTTTAGAATATTTAATTTCCAATTTTGAATCTAAGGTTGGACCATTTTACGAATCCTTTCATGGCAATGAAGATTTGATTGTGCGTACGATTGAAGGTTACGATGGTGTAGAACCTTCTGGAAATTCTACCATCTTACACTTATTTCATCTTTTAAATTCTTGGGGTTTTAGAAAGTGGGATCTACAAAAAAAAGCGGATTTGATTTTTGCTTACTTCCTCCCAGAACTAACTCAAAATTCTTTAAGTTATCCATCGATGATTTCGGCATTCCAAAAATTCCAATATCCATCCAAAGAAGTCCTTGTCGTATATAAAGACAAAGACCCTAAAGAAATCCAAAAAATAAAAAACAAATTATCCATGTTGAAAGATCCTAACCTAGTTTGGTTAGTCATAGAAGAATCTAGGGCAAAAGAATTATCACAAGAACTGGAACTCTTAAGTGGAAGAGGTGCCGGTTCTGGTATTTTATATTATGTTTGTCGCAATTTTTCTTGTGAATTACCTAAAGACAATTGGGAAGAAACACTCACTCTTATACAAGAATAG
- a CDS encoding enoyl-CoA hydratase/isomerase family protein, giving the protein MISFEQVDGIGFIRLGINDKNSFSNESFLELKKAIQSAKESNSKAIVLKSESAGSFSLGLDLTTVSTMDLSKDLAPFLDLFYDNLKSLFTLPVPTIAEISGHALGYGAMLALVCDYRFATEDIRFGLPEVKIGIQVPSFIYALLGEAVGYDAAKRHVLLGDAFKAKEMPSLFEEIAGTEEEVKKKSKSLQTKLKKNSLSAMKDTKLGILNVQKNILALIETDIKATIQSIQSKDAQEGISASVQVRRPVFTS; this is encoded by the coding sequence ATGATTTCATTTGAACAAGTTGACGGAATCGGTTTTATTCGATTGGGCATTAACGACAAGAACAGTTTTTCTAACGAATCGTTTTTGGAATTAAAAAAAGCGATCCAATCTGCCAAAGAATCCAATTCTAAAGCCATTGTTTTAAAAAGTGAATCTGCTGGAAGTTTTTCCTTGGGATTAGACTTAACTACGGTGAGTACAATGGATCTATCTAAAGATTTAGCTCCCTTCTTAGATTTGTTTTATGATAACTTAAAAAGTCTGTTTACCCTTCCTGTTCCCACTATTGCAGAGATTTCTGGACATGCACTTGGTTATGGAGCGATGCTTGCGCTTGTTTGTGATTACCGTTTTGCAACAGAAGACATTCGATTCGGGTTACCAGAGGTAAAAATTGGAATCCAAGTTCCTTCCTTTATTTATGCTCTTCTTGGCGAAGCTGTTGGATATGATGCGGCAAAACGCCATGTCCTTCTTGGAGATGCTTTTAAAGCAAAGGAGATGCCAAGTTTGTTTGAGGAAATTGCGGGAACAGAAGAAGAAGTAAAGAAAAAGTCGAAATCTCTCCAAACCAAATTAAAGAAAAATTCTTTGTCAGCAATGAAGGATACAAAATTAGGGATTTTGAATGTTCAGAAAAACATCTTAGCACTCATTGAAACAGACATCAAAGCAACCATCCAAAGTATCCAATCTAAGGATGCACAGGAAGGAATTTCTGCTTCGGTACAAGTAAGAAGACCAGTATTCACATCCTAA
- a CDS encoding nicotinate-nicotinamide nucleotide adenylyltransferase, which yields MEVLFFGGSFNPPHIGHRHVIKTISLFYPNALLYICPNFVSPFKEGGKEFSASEIWLLCLSEFESFLSTNVILWDEEIKKTNISYTIDSLMALRSLHPNSELSLVLGEDNLIHFDRWKSYQQILDIVKEIIVVRRETADPKEIPIPNFVPKAKVRILSNPILPVSSTEIREINFKNLAIDFLMPKTKELIRQFLLSKRDLSSP from the coding sequence ATGGAAGTTCTTTTTTTTGGAGGAAGTTTCAATCCCCCTCACATTGGACACCGACATGTGATAAAAACCATATCCCTGTTTTATCCAAACGCTCTTCTTTATATTTGCCCAAATTTTGTTTCTCCATTTAAAGAGGGAGGAAAAGAATTTAGTGCTTCTGAGATTTGGTTACTTTGTCTTTCGGAATTTGAATCATTTCTTTCAACCAATGTAATTCTTTGGGACGAGGAAATAAAAAAAACAAATATTAGTTATACGATTGATAGTTTAATGGCACTACGTTCCCTTCATCCAAATTCCGAACTTTCCCTTGTATTGGGAGAGGATAACTTAATTCATTTTGACAGGTGGAAATCTTATCAACAAATTTTAGACATTGTAAAAGAGATCATTGTGGTTAGGAGAGAAACAGCTGATCCCAAGGAAATCCCTATCCCCAATTTTGTTCCTAAGGCCAAGGTTCGTATCCTCTCCAATCCCATTTTGCCTGTGAGTAGTACAGAGATTCGAGAAATCAATTTTAAAAATTTAGCAATAGATTTTCTTATGCCAAAAACTAAAGAACTGATACGTCAGTTTTTGTTATCCAAAAGGGATTTGAGTTCCCCATGA
- a CDS encoding TolC family protein, which translates to MQLSQWENGNTVPEFLEQGKGPKKLRLTISQAIEQVIENNTIVQNAKLEIVKADSPEWKNESKYTWKALASIQSAKQLFPENRNNIFAGTIRSQDKISAGIEKQFKTGTYFKTEISTIRYDVNAFENPNAQTAAFGSLLAAPPMYTGALSVTLSQELLKYGFGKNEEDKEKLLKNQTLLVRENYINILTQLVVKILVDYWSLSIVDSQIATYEKVSKNTEEIRRLTLRKTGLGLSEGFEVNQWNQAYLKTQSLLEKAKVDRLEAERNLIRILNVDTSSSIEGVTDLSETLPTGIDLKADKEYALSRRTDYLILKRQREIAKLALNTALAEDDPSLLATVTYGSLGQNFLSPQENFIARQRGITSLNYPQILAELKMSYPLWDLGIKAGIRDAETNLKLNELKIQNLEQEITQEIDIRYEALIASHSLLKDLVKTRKETETFYNGLMERFRQGRYTAVNVKNALDSLANAELAVTQAKINFNINLVRYELAKNSLFEKYGLDLYSILEEVEKRAKQETDKL; encoded by the coding sequence ATGCAGCTTTCCCAATGGGAAAACGGTAATACAGTGCCAGAATTTCTGGAACAAGGGAAGGGTCCAAAAAAACTGCGACTCACCATTTCACAAGCCATTGAACAAGTAATTGAAAACAATACCATTGTCCAAAACGCAAAATTAGAAATTGTAAAAGCGGATAGTCCAGAATGGAAAAACGAATCCAAGTATACTTGGAAAGCATTGGCCAGTATCCAATCAGCCAAACAACTTTTTCCAGAAAACAGAAATAACATCTTTGCGGGAACCATTCGCTCCCAGGATAAAATCTCTGCAGGAATTGAGAAACAATTCAAAACAGGAACTTATTTTAAAACCGAAATCAGCACCATTCGGTATGACGTAAACGCATTTGAAAATCCCAATGCGCAAACAGCAGCCTTTGGAAGTTTACTGGCAGCACCTCCTATGTATACAGGAGCACTCTCAGTAACTCTTTCCCAAGAATTACTGAAATACGGGTTTGGTAAAAATGAAGAAGATAAAGAAAAACTTTTAAAAAACCAAACCTTACTGGTTAGGGAAAATTATATAAACATACTTACCCAACTGGTTGTAAAAATTCTAGTGGATTATTGGTCTCTCAGTATTGTTGATTCGCAAATTGCCACATACGAGAAGGTGTCAAAAAATACGGAAGAAATTCGCCGATTGACCCTTCGCAAAACAGGACTAGGACTTTCCGAAGGTTTTGAAGTCAACCAATGGAACCAGGCCTACCTCAAAACTCAGTCTTTATTAGAAAAAGCAAAAGTAGATCGTCTAGAAGCGGAAAGAAATCTAATCCGAATTTTAAATGTGGATACTAGTTCCTCGATTGAAGGGGTTACTGATTTAAGTGAAACTCTCCCAACTGGAATCGATCTTAAGGCTGACAAAGAATATGCTCTTTCTCGTCGAACAGACTATCTTATCTTAAAAAGACAGAGAGAGATTGCGAAACTCGCATTAAACACAGCTCTTGCTGAGGACGATCCGTCATTACTTGCTACCGTTACTTATGGTTCTTTAGGGCAAAATTTTCTTTCTCCACAAGAGAATTTTATAGCAAGACAAAGAGGTATCACTTCTCTAAACTACCCACAAATTTTAGCAGAATTAAAAATGTCTTACCCACTTTGGGATTTAGGAATTAAAGCGGGAATTCGCGATGCGGAAACCAATCTAAAACTAAACGAACTAAAAATCCAAAACCTAGAACAAGAAATTACGCAAGAAATAGACATTCGATATGAAGCATTGATTGCAAGCCATTCTTTACTTAAAGACTTAGTCAAAACAAGAAAAGAAACAGAAACTTTCTACAATGGACTGATGGAACGTTTTCGGCAAGGTCGTTATACGGCTGTTAACGTAAAAAACGCTCTTGATAGTTTGGCAAATGCTGAACTTGCGGTGACACAGGCAAAAATCAATTTTAATATCAATTTAGTCCGGTATGAGCTCGCAAAAAATTCTCTTTTTGAAAAGTATGGGCTCGATTTGTATTCTATTTTAGAAGAAGTTGAAAAAAGAGCCAAACAAGAAACTGATAAATTATGA
- a CDS encoding MarR family winged helix-turn-helix transcriptional regulator, protein MSRELPKRFRSVRYFDRISSEIADIVRFEMEKLGYPGLTTSHFEILTFLLRSKVPINMTQIAKTIEKTKPTCTVLVNRLVKEGLVERNPSPSDGREWALLLSKDGKKIRKKIVTISAKLLSLQTWGISKENEDILYPILEEIYKHIRNKKEN, encoded by the coding sequence ATGAGTCGAGAACTTCCCAAACGATTTCGTTCGGTTCGGTATTTTGATCGAATTAGTTCGGAAATTGCAGACATTGTTCGATTTGAGATGGAAAAATTGGGTTATCCCGGTCTCACTACCTCCCATTTTGAAATACTCACCTTTCTTTTGCGAAGCAAAGTTCCTATCAATATGACGCAAATTGCCAAAACCATCGAAAAAACTAAACCTACTTGTACGGTTCTTGTCAATCGATTGGTGAAAGAGGGACTTGTGGAAAGAAATCCATCGCCAAGTGATGGAAGGGAGTGGGCTCTTCTTTTGTCAAAGGATGGGAAAAAAATACGAAAGAAAATTGTGACCATCTCTGCCAAACTTCTTTCGTTACAAACTTGGGGAATTTCAAAAGAAAACGAGGATATTTTATATCCTATCCTCGAAGAAATCTACAAACACATTCGAAATAAAAAAGAAAATTAA